One part of the Armatimonadota bacterium genome encodes these proteins:
- a CDS encoding HsdR family type I site-specific deoxyribonuclease, which translates to MFNEQNSVEDYIRDLLAGRPIQGVAEGQASYGGQPITRAARGMGWHFVPGPQLARQTTDVMVEADVKAALIRLNPEIGQNPDYADEVIYRLRAIVQSVRDDGLVRSNEKFISWLRGEMSMPFGANQEHVSIRLIDFENPASNHLVASTQVTFVQGVEKRFDLVLFVNGFPLVVGECKSPTRPAVSWVDAADDVHNDYEKTVSAFFVPNVFSFGTEGKTYRYGSIGLPLEHWAPWREDGSDIKTGLNEVQEAVESMLRPETVLDILEHFTLFATGKKKQKIKMICRFQQYHAVNGIVDRVVQGRVRKGLIWHFQGSGKSLLMVFAAQKLRKQPSLGAPTVMIVVDRIDLDAQITATFNATDVPNVEPAESRSKLMELLKADTRKVIITTIHKFGEADGVLNDRGNIICMVDECHRTQEGDLGRKMRQALPNAFLFGLTGTPINKRDRNTFWAFGSEEDESGYMSRYRFDESIRDGATLKLHFEPRLIDLRIDRKTIDEEFKTIGSDLSESDLANLSKQAGRMAHLMKAPNRVKAIAADIARHYQEKVEPNGFKAQVVVYDQESCLLMKEALDELLPPEWSEVVISVGAGEADPRLTKYRRDRDQEEQILDRFRDPQDPLKLIIVTAKLLTGFDAPILQVQYLDKLLKEHTLLQAICRTNRTYPGKSHGLIVDYIGVFDDIQAALDFDDKSVQTVVSNISELKAKLPGFMAKCLGFFEGVDRTVAGYEGLVSAQQCLPNNEVRDAFAAAFSALSQCWEALSPDPFLAEFTADYEWLAKVYESVQPPSGNGKLVWHRLGAKTLELIHRNIHVDAVRTDLEELVLDQEVLESILLQDDPKKRKEIEIQIVERLRKHGNHPKFIALGQRLEDLKEKFEKGLMHSIQFLKELLQIAQEVVNAEKEEAAIDPTVQGKAALTDLFQSVKTEQTPVIVERVVNDIDEIVRQVRFPGWQATNAGERQVKQSLRRALLKYQLHHDNELFDKAYDYVKTYYAI; encoded by the coding sequence ATGTTCAATGAACAAAATAGTGTCGAAGACTATATCCGTGACCTCCTCGCGGGTAGGCCGATCCAAGGAGTTGCGGAGGGACAAGCAAGCTATGGCGGACAACCCATCACGAGAGCGGCTCGCGGCATGGGCTGGCACTTCGTACCAGGCCCTCAACTCGCCCGCCAGACCACCGATGTGATGGTCGAGGCCGATGTGAAAGCGGCGCTGATCCGACTCAACCCTGAAATCGGCCAAAACCCCGATTATGCTGACGAAGTCATTTATCGGCTCCGCGCCATCGTCCAGTCGGTCCGAGATGATGGCCTCGTTCGCTCAAACGAGAAGTTCATAAGCTGGCTTCGGGGCGAGATGTCGATGCCGTTTGGTGCCAACCAAGAGCACGTCTCCATCCGCCTCATCGACTTCGAGAATCCCGCAAGCAATCATCTCGTGGCTTCGACCCAAGTCACCTTCGTTCAAGGGGTAGAGAAGCGGTTCGACCTGGTCCTCTTTGTGAACGGCTTTCCTCTGGTTGTTGGTGAGTGCAAGTCACCAACCCGTCCCGCTGTGAGCTGGGTGGATGCGGCGGACGACGTCCACAACGACTATGAGAAGACGGTTTCCGCCTTCTTCGTCCCAAACGTCTTCAGCTTCGGCACCGAGGGCAAGACCTACCGCTATGGCTCCATCGGCCTCCCGCTGGAGCACTGGGCACCCTGGCGCGAAGATGGCTCCGACATCAAGACAGGACTGAACGAGGTCCAAGAGGCTGTCGAGTCGATGCTACGGCCAGAGACGGTGCTCGACATTCTGGAGCACTTCACGCTTTTCGCGACGGGCAAGAAGAAGCAGAAGATCAAGATGATCTGTCGCTTCCAGCAGTATCACGCCGTCAACGGCATCGTGGATCGCGTTGTCCAAGGCCGCGTCCGCAAAGGTCTCATTTGGCACTTCCAGGGATCGGGCAAGTCGCTGCTCATGGTGTTCGCCGCGCAGAAGCTGCGGAAGCAGCCCAGCCTGGGTGCTCCTACGGTCATGATCGTGGTGGACCGCATCGACCTCGATGCTCAGATCACGGCCACGTTCAACGCAACGGATGTCCCGAACGTCGAGCCTGCCGAAAGCAGGTCGAAACTGATGGAGCTTCTGAAGGCCGACACCCGCAAGGTGATCATCACGACAATCCACAAGTTTGGTGAGGCAGATGGGGTCCTGAACGACCGCGGGAACATTATCTGTATGGTGGACGAGTGCCACCGAACCCAGGAGGGAGACCTTGGGCGCAAGATGCGGCAGGCGTTGCCGAACGCGTTCCTGTTCGGCCTGACGGGCACCCCGATCAACAAGCGGGACCGCAATACCTTCTGGGCGTTTGGCTCTGAGGAAGACGAGAGCGGCTACATGTCGAGGTATCGCTTTGATGAGTCGATCCGAGACGGCGCGACGCTCAAACTTCACTTCGAGCCTCGACTGATCGACCTCCGAATCGACCGCAAGACGATTGACGAAGAGTTCAAGACCATTGGGAGCGATCTCTCGGAATCTGACCTCGCCAACCTGAGCAAGCAGGCAGGGCGGATGGCGCACCTGATGAAGGCTCCAAATCGCGTGAAAGCGATTGCCGCCGACATTGCGAGGCACTACCAGGAGAAGGTCGAGCCGAACGGATTTAAGGCGCAAGTCGTGGTCTACGACCAAGAGTCGTGCCTGCTCATGAAGGAGGCACTCGACGAGTTGCTCCCGCCTGAGTGGAGCGAGGTTGTCATTTCGGTTGGCGCTGGAGAGGCCGATCCTCGGCTGACGAAGTACCGCCGAGACCGCGATCAGGAAGAACAGATTCTCGACCGCTTCCGCGATCCGCAGGACCCGCTCAAGCTGATCATCGTCACGGCGAAGCTTCTCACGGGCTTCGATGCTCCGATCCTGCAAGTCCAGTATCTGGACAAGCTCCTGAAGGAACACACGCTGCTCCAGGCGATCTGCCGCACCAACCGAACGTATCCTGGCAAGTCGCACGGCCTGATCGTGGACTACATCGGCGTCTTCGACGATATCCAAGCCGCCTTGGACTTCGACGACAAGTCCGTTCAGACGGTTGTCAGCAACATCTCAGAGCTGAAGGCGAAGCTGCCTGGATTCATGGCCAAGTGCCTCGGGTTCTTTGAAGGCGTTGATCGGACGGTCGCTGGATATGAGGGCCTCGTGTCCGCTCAGCAATGCCTTCCCAACAACGAAGTACGCGACGCCTTCGCGGCGGCTTTCTCGGCGCTCTCTCAGTGCTGGGAAGCTCTCTCGCCTGATCCGTTCCTCGCGGAGTTCACGGCTGACTATGAGTGGTTGGCGAAGGTGTACGAGTCCGTGCAACCGCCAAGCGGCAATGGCAAGCTGGTTTGGCACCGCCTGGGCGCGAAGACGTTGGAGCTGATCCATCGGAACATCCACGTCGATGCCGTCCGAACGGACCTCGAAGAGCTTGTTCTCGATCAGGAAGTCCTTGAAAGCATCCTGCTTCAGGACGATCCAAAGAAGCGCAAGGAGATCGAGATTCAGATCGTTGAGCGCCTGCGCAAGCATGGCAACCACCCGAAGTTCATCGCGCTTGGGCAACGGCTGGAAGACCTCAAGGAGAAGTTCGAAAAGGGTTTGATGCACAGCATTCAGTTCCTGAAGGAGCTGCTGCAGATTGCCCAGGAAGTCGTCAACGCTGAGAAGGAAGAGGCTGCCATTGATCCAACGGTTCAAGGCAAAGCCGCTCTGACCGACCTGTTCCAGAGCGTGAAGACCGAGCAGACGCCCGTGATCGTCGAGCGAGTTGTCAACGACATCGACGAGATTGTGCGGCAGGTTCGATTCCCTGGCTGGCAAGCGACCAATGCAGGCGAGCGGCAGGTGAAGCAGTCGCTGCGGCGGGCGCTCTTGAAGTACCAACTCCACCACGACAACGAGCTTTTTGACAAGGCCTACGACTACGTGAAGACTTACTACGCGATCTAA
- a CDS encoding recombinase zinc beta ribbon domain-containing protein, with the protein MRNRRYVGVHEFGEWTNETAWEPIVDRGVFEKAQEILASQVRAVRSPRSDDYVYLLRELIWCPHCGCRYTPSVAKGGAVRYYECLHAKKKLSNCPVARVNCEALHRTILAELARHAEHQTVMHQAIAESHAWSEPEQEKVALRAALAEQRRQLSIKQSNLLKAIENGQVIQTLLDRLQELEQEIKVLDAKILEADELIARSTAKRPTAAQVQSVWASALCLWEQADDDQKQTILRGLVQRVEMRDKDRAVVSISPFFCSEPLGFGTTEKMGAGVGFEPTTSGL; encoded by the coding sequence CTGCGCAATCGTCGATACGTTGGCGTACACGAGTTCGGAGAGTGGACCAACGAGACGGCGTGGGAACCCATCGTGGATCGAGGCGTCTTCGAGAAGGCTCAAGAGATTCTTGCGTCTCAGGTTCGAGCCGTACGTTCGCCCCGTTCAGATGACTACGTGTATCTACTTCGTGAGCTGATCTGGTGCCCACACTGCGGGTGTCGATACACCCCCTCCGTTGCAAAGGGAGGAGCGGTTCGATATTACGAATGCCTCCACGCAAAGAAGAAACTGTCCAACTGCCCCGTGGCACGCGTGAACTGCGAAGCACTCCACCGAACGATCCTCGCTGAACTGGCTCGCCATGCAGAGCATCAGACGGTGATGCATCAGGCCATCGCAGAGTCACACGCCTGGTCAGAACCCGAGCAGGAGAAGGTTGCCCTTAGAGCTGCGCTGGCAGAACAGCGACGACAGCTTTCGATCAAGCAATCGAACTTGCTGAAGGCAATCGAGAATGGTCAAGTGATTCAAACCCTGTTGGATCGATTACAAGAGTTGGAGCAAGAGATCAAGGTGCTCGATGCGAAAATCTTGGAAGCCGATGAACTCATCGCCCGCTCAACGGCCAAGAGACCAACTGCAGCCCAAGTTCAGTCTGTGTGGGCCTCGGCTCTTTGCCTGTGGGAGCAAGCCGACGACGATCAGAAGCAGACGATCTTGAGAGGACTTGTCCAGCGCGTGGAGATGCGGGACAAAGACAGAGCAGTGGTCTCCATCTCTCCGTTTTTTTGTTCCGAACCTCTAGGGTTCGGAACAACGGAAAAGATGGGTGCGGGAGTCGGATTTGAACCAACGACCTCCGGGTTATGA
- a CDS encoding AAA family ATPase, translating to MKLIQFRVTDFRSVKDSGWIDVGAVTSLIGTNESGKTNLLLPLWKLNPAQDGEIDPIADYPRSRYAEIKDADEKPVFIRAHFEVPEDLASQIARDVGAKPAELCIVEVSRDFEGEYCVEFPNLTSARCQTHAWTTLTLSLARQELGKLVAADEDQRMLKTRVDGAIAEALSKVPKGDHGADELLEICSAITSAITTEELATAIGKPASNAVTRLKARAANLSREPGEVNGVVETIRKAMPRFTYYSNYGNLDSEILLPRVIEDMKRTNLGPKEQARTRTLKVLFDFVQLSPEEIMELGVDPGANYSQYSSEQLEEIAANKTEREILLKSASARLTKEFKDWWKQGEYVFDLQADGSFFKVWVSDSKRPDPVELEGRSTGLQWFLSFFLIFLVERKESHSNAVILLDEPGHSLHPLGQRDLFRFFGNLAETNQIVYTTHSPFLVNPDHLDFVRAVFVGDDGATCVSADLRAGTNPKQTTNSIYPVHAALGLSVSETLLEGCQPILVEGVSDQVYLSALKTLLIRKKKLAPKRELVFIPCGGAKGASTVAAIVMGKEHELPFVLLDSDTIGVSTAKALKSGLYASNPERVLLIGDIIDMARAEIEDVLPQETVANVVTRLLPRTDSEDFDQIVEAGAPILPQVEAYAEENEIKLELGWKVQVATLVKQRLFLKADEFLKNDELVERWSLIFKALKV from the coding sequence ATGAAGCTAATCCAATTCAGAGTAACAGACTTCCGCTCAGTCAAGGACAGCGGATGGATCGATGTAGGAGCCGTCACTTCGCTGATCGGCACGAACGAGTCGGGCAAGACCAACTTGCTTCTTCCCTTGTGGAAGCTGAACCCCGCCCAGGATGGCGAGATCGACCCCATCGCGGACTATCCGCGAAGCCGCTATGCGGAAATCAAAGACGCCGACGAGAAGCCCGTCTTCATCCGTGCGCACTTTGAAGTTCCCGAAGATTTGGCGAGCCAGATCGCTCGTGACGTTGGAGCGAAGCCAGCCGAACTCTGCATTGTCGAAGTGTCTCGGGACTTCGAAGGGGAGTATTGCGTCGAGTTCCCGAACTTGACCAGCGCCAGGTGCCAGACCCATGCTTGGACGACCTTGACTCTCTCATTGGCGCGACAGGAGCTTGGAAAGCTTGTCGCGGCGGATGAAGACCAACGCATGCTCAAGACTAGGGTCGATGGGGCCATTGCCGAAGCCCTTAGCAAGGTTCCTAAGGGTGACCACGGTGCGGACGAGTTGCTTGAAATCTGCTCTGCGATCACCTCCGCGATCACCACTGAGGAACTGGCTACGGCAATCGGAAAGCCTGCTTCAAACGCCGTTACTCGACTGAAGGCCAGGGCAGCAAACCTCTCTCGCGAGCCTGGTGAGGTCAACGGCGTGGTCGAAACGATCCGTAAGGCAATGCCTCGGTTCACGTACTATTCGAACTACGGCAACCTTGATAGTGAGATTCTGCTTCCTCGCGTGATCGAGGACATGAAGCGGACGAATCTGGGACCCAAAGAGCAGGCTCGCACGAGGACTCTCAAGGTGCTCTTCGACTTCGTGCAGCTCAGCCCAGAGGAGATCATGGAGTTGGGAGTCGATCCAGGAGCCAACTACAGCCAGTACTCATCTGAACAGCTCGAAGAGATCGCGGCAAACAAGACCGAGCGAGAAATCCTGCTTAAGTCTGCGTCCGCGCGACTGACCAAGGAGTTTAAAGACTGGTGGAAGCAGGGCGAGTACGTCTTTGATCTCCAAGCGGACGGGAGCTTCTTTAAGGTCTGGGTGTCAGACTCGAAGCGCCCAGACCCCGTTGAGCTTGAGGGTCGCAGCACTGGACTGCAGTGGTTCCTCTCGTTCTTCCTGATCTTCCTGGTGGAGCGCAAGGAGAGCCACTCGAATGCGGTGATCCTTCTCGACGAGCCAGGCCACTCGCTCCATCCTCTTGGTCAACGAGACCTGTTCCGATTCTTTGGCAATCTGGCCGAAACGAATCAGATCGTCTACACCACTCATTCACCGTTCTTGGTGAACCCCGATCACCTCGACTTCGTTCGCGCGGTGTTCGTGGGCGACGATGGAGCAACTTGCGTCTCGGCGGACCTCCGCGCAGGGACCAATCCGAAGCAGACGACGAACTCGATCTACCCCGTGCATGCGGCCCTGGGATTGAGCGTCAGCGAGACTTTGCTTGAGGGCTGCCAGCCCATTCTCGTCGAGGGTGTTTCCGATCAGGTCTATCTGAGCGCCCTGAAGACGCTTCTGATTCGGAAGAAGAAGCTCGCGCCGAAGCGTGAACTTGTCTTCATCCCTTGCGGAGGGGCAAAAGGAGCGAGCACGGTGGCCGCCATCGTAATGGGCAAGGAGCACGAACTCCCGTTCGTGCTCTTGGACTCGGACACGATTGGTGTCAGCACGGCCAAGGCGCTTAAGTCTGGGCTGTATGCCTCGAACCCAGAGAGGGTGCTCCTGATCGGCGACATCATCGACATGGCTCGCGCAGAGATCGAGGATGTGCTTCCTCAGGAGACGGTCGCGAACGTTGTGACTCGACTCCTGCCACGAACTGATTCAGAAGACTTCGATCAGATTGTGGAGGCAGGAGCGCCTATCCTCCCTCAGGTCGAAGCCTATGCCGAGGAGAATGAGATCAAACTCGAACTCGGTTGGAAGGTTCAAGTGGCCACTCTCGTTAAGCAGCGACTCTTCCTGAAGGCCGACGAGTTCCTCAAGAACGACGAACTGGTCGAGCGCTGGTCCCTGATCTTCAAAGCGCTGAAGGTATAG
- a CDS encoding bifunctional nuclease family protein, whose translation MSEESREPEDLGQPPSFFPYEESDELDAIVDFGNPVEVKVEAVFAAQSQETVQRFVLLSDGQRKLPIVIGGFEAMAISLQLDSHQPDRPMTHDLLNKVIEKLDGQVNRIFIDDFVGSTYYAKIVLENSDGEELIVDSRPSDAIALAVRVDAPIFIAEGILNQHGH comes from the coding sequence ATGTCGGAAGAGAGCCGCGAACCGGAAGACCTTGGCCAACCGCCTTCGTTCTTCCCGTACGAAGAGTCCGACGAACTCGATGCGATTGTCGATTTCGGCAATCCGGTTGAAGTTAAAGTCGAGGCAGTTTTTGCCGCCCAATCGCAAGAAACCGTTCAACGGTTCGTCCTGCTCAGCGATGGGCAACGCAAGCTTCCGATTGTGATCGGAGGGTTCGAAGCGATGGCCATAAGCCTGCAACTCGACTCCCACCAGCCCGACCGGCCGATGACCCACGACCTCCTCAACAAGGTCATCGAAAAATTGGACGGCCAGGTCAACCGCATTTTCATCGACGACTTTGTCGGCAGCACCTACTACGCCAAGATCGTCTTGGAGAACTCCGACGGGGAAGAACTCATCGTCGATTCGCGGCCCAGCGACGCCATTGCGCTCGCCGTCCGGGTTGATGCCCCGATCTTCATCGCCGAAGGCATCCTCAACCAGCACGGGCACTAA
- a CDS encoding MmcQ/YjbR family DNA-binding protein has protein sequence MEPLDRIRALYLAHPEVEERLSHGSPAWFWKGKRCLGMFADYHHGVDWVALWVPCPPGVAAALVSGEPPAPSLGQGRGGSEGSAPIGGQSPFFIPPYVGPKGWVGIKLGPETDWDDVAGLVEGAVGSVF, from the coding sequence ATGGAACCCCTCGACCGCATTCGGGCCCTCTACCTGGCACACCCAGAAGTTGAAGAACGGCTTTCGCACGGGTCGCCTGCCTGGTTCTGGAAAGGCAAGCGGTGCCTGGGAATGTTTGCCGACTACCACCACGGGGTGGATTGGGTTGCCTTGTGGGTGCCCTGCCCGCCGGGGGTTGCGGCGGCACTGGTGTCCGGAGAGCCTCCCGCCCCAAGTCTGGGGCAAGGGAGGGGAGGGAGTGAGGGTTCGGCTCCAATTGGTGGCCAGAGCCCTTTTTTCATTCCGCCGTATGTCGGCCCCAAAGGGTGGGTTGGCATCAAACTGGGACCGGAAACGGATTGGGATGACGTCGCGGGGTTGGTCGAAGGGGCGGTAGGGTCTGTATTCTGA
- a CDS encoding cyclic nucleotide-binding domain-containing protein, with protein MSMAMDLNSALQNNYVMQGLNVAQISLISQIATTKDFNGGDTLVRQFAKDADLLIILDGTAKIKTFSGEEIAQAGPGSVIGEMSLIDDKPRSATVIAAGPVRAAAISNTDLWKLMDSEPEIAKTILLNISRILTARLRAANVALDEVVER; from the coding sequence ATGTCGATGGCCATGGATCTGAACAGCGCCCTCCAAAACAACTATGTGATGCAGGGGCTGAACGTCGCCCAGATCTCGCTGATCTCGCAGATCGCGACGACCAAGGACTTCAACGGGGGCGACACGCTGGTTCGCCAGTTCGCCAAGGATGCGGATCTGTTGATCATTTTGGATGGCACCGCAAAAATCAAAACGTTTTCGGGTGAAGAAATTGCCCAGGCCGGCCCCGGTTCGGTGATCGGCGAAATGTCGCTGATCGACGACAAGCCGCGGTCAGCCACCGTGATCGCCGCCGGACCGGTGCGGGCGGCCGCCATCAGCAACACCGACCTCTGGAAGCTTATGGATAGCGAGCCCGAGATTGCCAAAACGATCCTCCTCAACATTTCGCGGATCCTGACGGCCCGGCTCCGGGCCGCCAACGTTGCGCTGGACGAAGTCGTTGAACGATAG
- the groL gene encoding chaperonin GroEL (60 kDa chaperone family; promotes refolding of misfolded polypeptides especially under stressful conditions; forms two stacked rings of heptamers to form a barrel-shaped 14mer; ends can be capped by GroES; misfolded proteins enter the barrel where they are refolded when GroES binds) yields the protein MPAKHLIFDENARRALERGVNKVADAVKVTLGPKGRNVVLDKKWGSPTITKDGVTVAKEIELDDPYENMGAQLCKEVASKTNDVAGDGTTTATVLAQAIVNEGLRYVAAGGNPIAVKRGIDKAVESVIAEIKKQAKPVKDKEQVQFVATIAGNDPEIGEQVANAMDKVGKDGVITVEESKGRETTVEIVEGMQFDRGYISPYFVTDPERMEAVLDNPAILIHEKKISSAQDLLPFLEKAAQARRPILIIAEDIEADALATVVLNKIRGVLNIAAVKAPGFGDRRKAMLQDIAILTGGQFISEDLGTKLENVSLDMLGTAKKVVITKEETTVIEGAGSKADVMGRINQIKAQIETTDSNYDREKLQERLAKLSGGVAVIKVGASTETELKEKKHRYEDALSATRAAVEEGIVPGGGTTLLRAAAALDSLKLEGDELTGVNIVKRALEAPLRQIAENAGQEGSVVVTEVRAGKPGMGLNAATGEMTDMVKAGIVDPAKVTRSTIQNAASIAGLVLTTEALVVEKKEEKKAGAGMPGGMDGMGGMDF from the coding sequence ATGCCTGCAAAACACCTGATTTTCGATGAAAACGCCCGCCGCGCCCTGGAACGCGGCGTCAACAAAGTCGCCGATGCCGTCAAGGTCACCCTTGGCCCCAAAGGCCGCAATGTCGTCCTCGACAAGAAATGGGGGAGCCCGACCATCACCAAGGACGGCGTGACCGTCGCCAAAGAAATCGAGCTCGACGACCCCTATGAAAACATGGGCGCCCAACTCTGCAAGGAAGTCGCCAGCAAAACCAACGACGTCGCCGGGGACGGCACCACAACCGCCACCGTCCTTGCTCAAGCCATCGTGAACGAAGGGCTGCGCTACGTCGCCGCCGGAGGAAACCCCATTGCCGTCAAGCGGGGCATCGACAAAGCCGTCGAATCGGTCATTGCCGAAATCAAAAAGCAAGCCAAGCCGGTCAAAGATAAGGAACAAGTCCAGTTCGTCGCCACCATCGCCGGTAACGACCCCGAAATCGGCGAGCAAGTTGCCAACGCAATGGACAAGGTCGGCAAAGATGGCGTCATCACCGTCGAAGAAAGCAAGGGCCGGGAAACCACCGTCGAAATCGTCGAAGGGATGCAGTTCGACCGCGGCTACATCAGCCCCTACTTCGTCACCGATCCCGAGCGCATGGAAGCCGTGCTTGATAACCCGGCCATCCTGATCCACGAAAAGAAGATCAGCAGCGCCCAAGACTTGCTGCCGTTCCTGGAAAAAGCCGCTCAAGCCCGCCGCCCGATCCTGATCATCGCCGAAGACATCGAAGCCGATGCCCTGGCCACCGTGGTTCTCAACAAGATCCGCGGCGTGCTCAACATCGCCGCCGTCAAGGCGCCTGGCTTTGGCGACCGCCGCAAGGCCATGCTGCAAGACATCGCCATCCTGACCGGAGGCCAATTCATCAGCGAAGACCTGGGCACCAAGCTCGAAAACGTCTCCCTTGACATGCTCGGCACCGCCAAAAAGGTCGTCATCACCAAGGAAGAAACCACCGTGATCGAAGGCGCTGGTTCCAAAGCCGACGTGATGGGCCGGATCAACCAGATCAAAGCCCAGATCGAAACCACGGACAGCAACTACGACCGCGAAAAACTCCAAGAGCGGCTGGCCAAACTCAGTGGAGGCGTTGCCGTCATTAAAGTCGGCGCTTCCACCGAAACCGAGCTCAAAGAAAAGAAGCACCGATACGAAGACGCCCTCTCGGCAACCCGCGCAGCGGTCGAAGAAGGCATCGTCCCCGGCGGCGGCACCACGCTACTCCGGGCCGCGGCCGCGCTGGATAGCCTCAAGCTGGAAGGCGACGAACTCACCGGGGTCAACATCGTCAAGCGCGCCTTGGAAGCCCCGCTCCGGCAAATCGCCGAAAACGCTGGGCAAGAAGGCAGCGTCGTGGTCACCGAAGTCCGCGCCGGCAAACCCGGCATGGGCCTCAACGCCGCAACCGGCGAAATGACCGACATGGTCAAAGCCGGCATCGTCGACCCCGCCAAGGTCACCCGGTCTACCATCCAAAACGCCGCGTCCATCGCCGGCTTGGTGCTGACCACCGAAGCCTTGGTCGTGGAAAAGAAGGAAGAGAAGAAGGCCGGAGCCGGCATGCCGGGAGGCATGGACGGCATGGGCGGAATGGACTTCTAA
- the groES gene encoding co-chaperone GroES → MSSIRPLGDKVVVKPLDAEEKTAGGIILPDSAKKKPTEGEVVAVGEGRMLENGKRNALTVKVGDRVIFSKYGGNEVTLGSDELTILDEDQIYAVVGK, encoded by the coding sequence ATGTCATCCATTCGACCTCTCGGAGACAAAGTCGTCGTCAAACCCCTTGACGCCGAAGAAAAGACCGCTGGAGGCATCATCCTCCCCGACTCGGCCAAAAAGAAGCCCACAGAAGGCGAAGTCGTGGCCGTCGGAGAAGGCCGGATGCTTGAAAACGGCAAACGCAACGCCCTGACCGTCAAGGTTGGCGACCGCGTCATCTTCAGCAAATACGGGGGCAACGAAGTCACCCTCGGTTCCGACGAACTCACCATCCTCGACGAAGACCAAATCTATGCCGTGGTCGGCAAATAA